AGGGTTATGGTGAGAGGGCCCGGGATATGAGCCCAGGTCTTTGGTGTCAGGGGACTCCATGAGCTCCTCATCGGGATCGTACTCTATCTTGGGGTTCACTAACTCAGGGGTCAAAgtagatgatgaagaggaggagaggttaGTCTGATCCATGTGTCCCTTCTGTCCTTCACTCCCAGATGCAAATTCCTCCCTGGAATGGTAGTCGCTGTCCATGTCTCTGCTCGTGCCTGGAGATTTGTTGACAGGGATGGATAAAGGGGTTCTGGCCAAGGTCACAGACTCCGGACCTAAACCCGACCCTCTATCGGCCTCTGCGTTCTGTGAATGAGGCTCCGCAGCCTTTGCACCACAGGAGACTGTCACAGCAGGAGTGCCGCTGTCTGCAGGACCCatccctctgtccttctctgtgTTCCTCTCCTTGTCCTTGTTGCATATTTCCAAAGATGAGCGGATGTATCCCTTACAGAAGTTCACCAGATCGGTCATCTGCAGGTAGCTGCCCGCCGACATCACCTCGATGACATTGCTTCTGTTCA
This sequence is a window from Anoplopoma fimbria isolate UVic2021 breed Golden Eagle Sablefish unplaced genomic scaffold, Afim_UVic_2022 Un_contig_1518_pilon_pilon, whole genome shotgun sequence. Protein-coding genes within it:
- the LOC129115068 gene encoding zinc finger and BTB domain-containing protein 8B-like gives rise to the protein DSGQRYSTASLDIVTADAFSIILDFLYSGRLALNRSNVIEVMSAGSYLQMTDLVNFCKGYIRSSLEICNKDKERNTEKDRGMGPADSGTPAVTVSCGAKAAEPHSQNAEADRGSGLGPESVTLARTPLSIPVNKSPGTSRDMDSDYHSREEFASGSEGQKGHMDQTNLSSSSSSTLTPELVNPKIEYDPDEELMESPDTKDLGSYPGPS